TCAGGTAAATATGAGGGCGGTGATACTGGCAAGGATGACGGCAAGTGGGCTCCTGGTAAGTCTGTACAGTCTCCCCAACAACTCGCCATACTAAACATTACCAGGCAAGTATGAGGGCCCTGGCACCGGCTTTGACGATGGTCAATACCACCCTGGCAAGGACGGCAAGAAGGCTAAGCGCTACGATGACGGTAGCTGGCATGAAGGTAAATACGAGGGCAAGCCAGGAACCAAGTACGACGATGGCAAATGGTACCCCGGAAAATACCCTGGCGGCAAGGAGAAGCGCAACGACGACGGATCCTGGCACGAGGGCAAGTATGAGGGTGGCAAGACTGGCTACGATGACGGCAAATGGTACCCTGGAAAGTACCCTGGTGGAAAGGCCAAGCGCAACGATGATGGCAGCTGGCATCCCGGCAAATACGAGGGAAAGCCAGGAACCAAGtatgatgatggaaagtgGTATCCCGGAAAGTACCCTGGTGGCAAGGAGAAGCGTGAGGATGATGGAAGCTGGCACGAGGGCAAATACGAGGGCGGCGACACTGGCCGTGACGACGGCAAGTGGGAAGCTGGTAAGTCACACATCTCTAAGCTATAATACCTTCAAGACTAACAAGTCCAAGGCAAATATGAGGGCCCCGGCACTGGCTTCGATGATGGCCAGTACCACCCTGACCACAAGGCCAAGCGCAATGACGATGGCAGCTGGCACGAGGGAAAGTATGAGGGCGGCAAGACTGGCTACGATGATGGAAAATGGTACCCTGGAAAGTACCCCGGCAAAGAGTAAAAGTGTTATTAAACATTTAGAAGGTTTTTGGAGTTTAGGACTGGGTTACTGGGTTGAGCATTTGCATACTTCTGGCATCAGACattcctttttcttcttctgaaaGGCTTCAAATCGCCTGCATTACATATTATTCACATAGGACACTCCCTTTAATTATATACACAATTTGGACTTCATCAAACAGCCGGTATCCGCTCGCTGCAAGCCATGATGGCCACGACTATTGGGTCCTGATCTAACAAGAGGGGCTAACTTTCCAAGGATTGCGCATGAGCCTAAGTAGAAGTACCTTGACCTCACAGAGCAAGAGAATTTCCGAGGTCAGGCAAGGTGACAGAATAAATTACTCTTAAATCCGCTAAATCTACTCTACAGTTATATAAATGTCCtgagttttcttgcctgCCCTAACTTGATACATTTTGACATGTGCTTTTCATCAACACTCCAGGACTGATTTGTGAACTGGATTTCCACTGGACTGTGCTTGTATACAGTTTTCTCGTTATTTTCGTTAGTTTTTAAAGGTGTTGTACAGTCCTTAGTAACCCTGTAGGACGGGTGTTATCGGTGGAGGATCTGCATGACAGGGGTCTGGTAATCCGTCGTCTAACTCTGAGCCCCTCATTTACTTTGCTTACCAACGTCTTgatcaacaacaatggcAGAGCTTGTCATACTCGAACGGACACCATCACAGCAAgtccatcaacaagataACGATAACGAAATTAGCTACCATGAACACGACAGCGTTGTCGAGGGCCATGCTGCGGAGTCAAGTGAACGACCAGACGCAGAGTTCCCGACGGGGATCAGACTCTGGCTGACCATACTCTCCGTGGTCtccatcctcgtcctcgccaGTATAGACATGAACATAGTTGCCACAGTAGTCCCAGCTATAACCGATCACTTTCACACTGTATCTCACGTTGGCTGGTACTCATCCGCCTTCAGACTCTGCGTCTGCGCTTTCCAATTCGTCTTTGGGAAAGCATACAagctcttctccatcaaacGCATCTTTCTCCTTTCCAATATTATCTCCATAGCTGGGTCTGTACTCTCGGGCGCTGCTGTTTCGTCGACAATGCTTGTTGTCGGGAGAGCGGTGGCTGGGTTGGGATCTGCGGGGCTCTTCGCTGGTtcgttcatcatcatcattcaatCCACCCCTCTCCGTCGACGACCTGTATTTCTGGGAGTCATTGGTGCTGCTGAAGGTCTTGCTACCATCGCTGCGCCATTGATTGGCGGTGCTCTTCAGACACTTAGCTGGCGATGGTGTTTCTACATCAGCGTGCCTACGGGTGCTGTCACGCTTCTTCTTACCATGTTTTGCCTGTCGGATGATCATAAGCCTAGTGGAGTTTCTGAAATGACGTTTAAGCAGAAGGTTGCTCAGCTTGACCTCGCTAGTAACATGTTGCTTCTCCCAGCGCTCACAAGCCTCTTTCTTGCTCTTTCATGGGCTGGCACTATGTACCCGTGGAGTAGCGGCCAGGTGATTGGACCTCTCCTCACATTTGCTGTTCTCCTTGGTGTATTTGTTTTGAATCAGGTCCGTCGAGGCGAAACCGCTGCACTTCCGCCTCGCATTATGAAGCACCGTTGCGTGATTGCGGGTTTCATCTTCATATTCTGTGTCAACAGCACAGGCGTTGTACTAGAATACTATCTACCAACCTACTACCAGCTCGTTCGTGGCTACACGCCTGTCAAGAGCGGCTACATGATGTTACCTATCATCATCGCAGCGACAATCGGTTCACTCATCCACGGAGCGGGGACCAGTGTATTTGGTTATTACACGCCCTTCATGCTCTTCGCATCCTTTATCATGCCAGTTGCGGCAGGGCTTATCACCACGTTTAATATTGATACCAGTTTCGAGAAACTCATTGCTTATACGGCACTTTCAGGCTTGTCTTACGGCATTGGGTTCATTGGACCTCAAACAGCTGTACAGACAGTTCTCCCAGCTGACGACGTCCCACTTGGTTTGTCCATCATTCTATTCGCTCAATCTTTTGGCCCGGCTGTGTCTGTTCCCATTGCACAGGTACTCTTCACCAACCGGCTTTCTGACAACCTTAACGGCGTCATACCGGGTCTGAATGGAACGaacatcagcaacagcgGCCTTAGCGAAATGGTTAGCAATGTGTCAGAATCTGCGATAAGAGATGTACTAGTTGCAATTGACAAAAGTCTCGGGCAGACATGGTATCTTGTAGCTGGGCTGGCTTCGGTCGCGATAGTTGGAAGCCTGATGACGGAATGGAGATCAGTCAAGGAGAAACGCGAATGAAATGGTATCCACGTCTACTGGCTACTCCTCGGCATTATAGTCTTGTGTACAGGCAGGACTGGCCGGTACATATTGACCCTCCCATGAACAGCTGTTATTTGAGAGAACTGTCGTTATGAAAGGTCGGAGCGAGCGGGAACAGATTAGGATGGTAAGCTGGACAATTTTAGCAAATTGTTTGCTGCCTTTGACCAGACCCTGGCAGAATAATAGGGAAATAAACAATGTATTAACATTGTCTTCGCTACCGCCTACAGGCTCCAAAAGGATGTGTCGGCCATCTTAATTCGCGTGTGAAGCGATGATGCCGGCCACCTTTTCAGTCTGACTCAACTGAACCATATGTCCAGCATCAACCTTCATAATCTCACTGCCTGCCAGACCCGCGAAACTTTCCTGCAGCTCAACAGGTAGTATCCTATCCCCCTCGCAGATGATGTAGACACTTGGTACCTCTCTCCAACCGCAGTACTGAACCTTGGTCGCCCAACCTCTGTcagcttgatgttgaagaccTGGAAGCCACTCGCTGGCCTCTTCGTCTGAGAAGTCACCGTAAAGCAAGTTCCTGGGGTCTTTACAAGACTACGTACCGTTTGACTCCTGGAGACCGGTTAGAAACAGGGGCATGAGAAGGAAATGGAAGGTCTCACATGGTAGTCAAAGAACTCCATTGGCCCTTGTTCATAGCCCTCAGGTGCCACCCCAGctgtgatgaagatgatcttcttcaCACCTCCAGCCTTACCAGAATCCTGCCTGGCTTGAGAATTCAGGCGTTTGAGGGCACCGCTCCCAATAAAGCCACCTGCTGAGTGCATGACTGCAACGACGCCTTCATCACCTGCTTCCTCAACGACAGGAGCAAGGTCCTTGGCGATGTTCGcgatatcatcatccatgttTGGGCTGTCTGGGTGAGTCTTGCCAGTGCTGGAAATAGTCGTGATCACTGTTTTGAAGCCTCGTCCATTGAGGCTGTCGGCGAGAGGTTGGAAGACCGTGGGGCTTCATAGAACCCAGGAACGATGAAGATTGTAGGAGCCATTGTACGATGTCAATCGATTTCTGTTGGGAATCATTCTCTCTCATGATATTCCTGCTCGTATGCTCTTATAAGGCTCTGGGCCTTGCTGTTCTGACGTAAGCTCCAATTCGATAGCCTGTGGCCGAATGACATGTTTGGCATTGATGCATTTTCAGATTCATGCACCGGAGTCACAAAATCACGTCAATACAGGGACATCAGAGCTGCGGGAGTTTAATCAGGTTCTTGAATAAATCTTCATGTTCAGTTGGTCGTAATTTGATCTCCTCGTCCAGCAGAACTGAGAGTGCTCATGAACAATTGATTCCCTTGATCTCCAGAACCGTCACTTCCGATTGGCCCCCAACCACACGACATAATCGGTCCTCGGCACCGTCAAATACGTACTCAAGAATGGCAGCGGTCAGTTGAACTACAAGAGATGCCATTCTCCTGCCATCAATTGTCCCCAAGGCAGCTTGCACCTTGGCTTTCGAGTCCTCAGGAACATCCCTCAAACTAACAAGCAATGGCGCATCCAAGAACGACTGATGCGTTATGCCGTCAATCTGCAGCATCATGCCTGGTCCACGGTGGTTGTTCCAAGTTTCGTTCCACGACGGACCCTGTTCGCGAGAATGAGGCCTTCCCATGAGAAAGAGGGGTTTGGCAAGACCGGTTTTGACGACAGGGCCAAGCATGTCGCCGTCAAGATTTATTACGCCCTTGATTCGATTGTCGCTGAATAATGTCGACACGGCAGTGGCTCCCCCAATTGA
Above is a window of Fusarium oxysporum Fo47 chromosome XII, complete sequence DNA encoding:
- a CDS encoding major facilitator superfamily domain-containing protein, which encodes MTFKQKVAQLDLASNMLLLPALTSLFLALSWAGTMYPWSSGQVIGPLLTFAVLLGVFVLNQVRRGETAALPPRIMKHRCVIAGFIFIFCVNSTGVVLEYYLPTYYQLVRGYTPVKSGYMMLPIIIAATIGSLIHGAGTSVFGYYTPFMLFASFIMPVAAGLITTFNIDTSFEKLIAYTALSGLSYGIGFIGPQTAVQTVLPADDVPLGLSIILFAQSFGPAVSVPIAQVLFTNRLSDNLNGVIPGLNGTNISNSGLSEMVSNVSESAIRDVLVAIDKSLGQTWYLVAGLASVAIVGSLMTEWRSVKEKRE
- a CDS encoding Alpha/beta hydrolase fold-1, producing MAPTIFIVPGFYEAPRSSNLSPTASMDEASKHPNMDDDIANIAKDLAPVVEEAGDEGVVAVMHSAGGFIGSGALKRLNSQARQDSGKAGGVKKIIFITAGVAPEGYEQGPMEFFDYHESNDEEASEWLPGLQHQADRGWATKVQYCGWREVPSVYIICEGDRILPVELQESFAGLAGSEIMKVDAGHMVQLSQTEKVAGIIASHAN